A DNA window from Solanum lycopersicum chromosome 3, SLM_r2.1 contains the following coding sequences:
- the LOC101253974 gene encoding probable protein phosphatase 2C 75: MTSPRRMSDSDYDSDSDSDSDSATSGTGAPEEAVPLFGAISLIGRRSSMEDAISVWPNLCSPYINQHRPIDFFAVYDGHGGPQVAGLCRDRMYLMLLEELLMTNTIITGSSSSNNNNIFARLFQRQLERESIKETWKRVLKSCFERIDEMAFDTCYECGIGVPCGCPPQHYGLGGSTALLTILTEKTIIVANCGDSRAVLCRGGRSIPLSIDHTPDRAEERARIEACGGHVVYDDCARVLGILAISRAIGDKYLKKYIISEPEFTFTKREAEDECLILASDGLWNVVSNDDACMVARECLQKEKPFGRGEVFSSPSNAAAALLTRLAMGRGSQDNISVIVVDLKID; this comes from the exons ATGACTTCCCCGAGAAG GATGTCTGATTCTGATTATGATTCAGATTCAGATTCTGATTCAGATTCAGCAACATCAGGCACAGGCGCACCAGAAGAAGCAGTGCCACTGTTTGGAGCAATTTCTTTAATTGGAAGAAGAAGTTCAATGGAAGATGCGATATCTGTTTGGCCAAATCTTTGCTCCCCTTATATCAATCAACATCGCCCTATTGATTTCTTTGCTGTTTACGATGGACATGGTGGACCTcag GTTGCTGGGTTGTGTAGAGACAGAATGTATCTTATGCTACTAGAAGAATTGTTGATGACAAACACCATCATAACTGgtagcagcagcagcaacaacaacaacatcttTGCCCGTCTGTTCCAAAGACAATTGGAACGGGAGAGTATTAAGGAGACGTGGAAAAGGGTGTTGAAGAGCTGCTTCGAGAGAATTGATGAGATGGCGTTTGATACGTGCTATGAGTGTGGTATAGGTGTTCCTTGTGGCTGTCCACCACAACACTATGGACTAGGAGGCTCCACTGCTCTACTCACAATTCTAACCGAAAAAACTATTATTGTGGCTAATTGTGGAGATTCACGCGCCGTTCTTTGCCGTGGTGGGAGATCCATTCCTCTATCTATTGATCACACG CCAGACAGAGCAGAGGAACGTGCTAGAATTGAGGCATGTGGAGGCCATGTTGTTTATGATGATTGTGCAAGAGTTCTAGGAATACTAGCTATATCTCGTGCAATAG GAGACAAGTATCTAAAGAAATATATCATATCCGAGCCAGAGTTTACATTCACAAAAAGGGAAGCAGAAGATGAGTGTTTAATCCTTGCTAGTGATGGTTTATGGAACGTTGTATCAAATGATGATGCGTGTATGGTGGCGAGAGAATGTCTTCAAAAAGAAAAGCCATTTGGGAGAGGAGAAGTATTTTCTTCCCCAAGTAATGCAGCAGCAGCGTTGCTTACTCGGCTAGCTATGGGACGGGGTAGCCAAGATAACATAAGTGTTATCGTTGTTGATTTGAAGATAGACTAA
- the LOC101254275 gene encoding probable protein phosphatase 2C 75: MSDSDSDSDSTTSPIGAPEAAVPVVGAISLIGRRNSMEDAISVWPNLCSPYINQHRPIDFFAVYDGHCGPHVAELCRDRMYLILLQELMMAKTIITGSSSSNNNNNTRLSQKQLERERVKEMWKRVLKSCFERIDEMAFDTCYKCGIGVPCGCPPHYYGIGGSTALLTILTEKTIIVANCGDSRAVLCTGGRAIPLSIDHKPDRPEERARIEACGGHVDFDCYARVLGILAMSRAIGAKYLKEYITSEPEFTFTKREAEDEFLILASDGLWKAVSNDDACKVARECLQKEKPFGSGDVFSSPSNAAAALLTRLAMGRGSQDNISVIVVDLKITS, encoded by the exons ATGTCTGATTCTGATTCTGATTCTGATTCAACAACATCACCCATAGGCGCACCAGAAGCAGCAGTGCCAGTGGTTGGAGCAATTTCTTTGAttggaagaagaaattcaatggaagaTGCGATATCTGTTTGGCCAAATCTTTGCTCCCCTTATATCAATCAACATCGCCCTATTGATTTCTTTGCTGTTTACGATGGACATTGTGGACCTCAT GTTGCTGAATTGTGTAGAGATAGAATGTATCTTATACTACTACAAGAATTGATGATGGCGAAGACCATCATAACTGgtagcagcagcagcaacaacaacaacaacacccgTCTGAGCCAAAAACAATTGGAACGGGAGAGGGTTAAGGAGATGTGGAAACGGGTGTTGAAGAGCTGCTTCGAGAGAATTGATGAGATGGCGTTTGATACGTGCTATAAGTGTGGTATAGGTGTTCCTTGTGGCTGTCCACCACATTACTATGGAATAGGAGGCTCCACTGCTCTACTCACAATTCTAACTGAAAAAACTATTATTGTGGCTAATTGCGGAGATTCACGCGCCGTTCTTTGCACTGGTGGGAGAGCCATACCTCTATCTATTGATCACAAG CCAGACAGACCAGAAGAACGTGCTAGAATTGAGGCATGTGGAGGCCATGTTGATTTTGATTGTTATGCACGAGTTCTAGGAATACTGGCTATGTCTCGTGCAATAG GAGCCAAGTATCTAAAGGAATATATCACATCCGAGCCAGAGTTTACATTCACAAAAAGGGAAGCAGAAGATGAGTTTTTAATCCTTGCTAGTGATGGTTTATGGAAGGCTGTATCAAATGATGATGCGTGTAAGGTGGCGAGAGAATGCCTTCAAAAAGAAAAGCCATTTGGGAGTGGAGACGTATTTTCTTCCCCAAGCAATGCAGCAGCAGCGTTGCTTACTCGGCTAGCTATGGGACGGGGTAGCCAAGATAACATAAGCGTTATCGTTGTTGATTTGAAGATAACTTCTTGA
- the LOC101253664 gene encoding probable protein phosphatase 2C 75 yields the protein MPVFHVFLSLEKMDEVRMHRQYRIELRRREQAREALLRGGVLPPPAVGSSCVKGERPSMEDEISIHPNFCSPPINGGRPIHFYAVFDGHGGPQVSALCREKMHLIIEEELMRPENNTNMTSSSSSSYRREERDMEATWIRILQRSFQRMDKMICFNCDCPTLTYSCLCPPNHDLRQIGSTAIIAIVTDHAIVIANCGDSRAVMSSAGNTIPLSFDHKPSRRDELARIRAAGGELVYSNGLRVQGVLTMSRAIGDSFLKPYIISDPEFTFVNRKVNDECLILASDGLWDVVSNETASQIATVCVQGEAIFFSPSESAASLLTRIATGRNSTDNVSVIVVDFTRN from the exons ATGCCAgtgtttcatgtttttttatcaCTAGAGAAAATGGATGAAGTAAGGATGCATCGGCAATACAGAATTGAATTGAGAAGGAGAGAGCAAGCTCGGGAAGCACTGTTGAGGGGAGGAGTACTGCCGCCGCCAGCAGTTGGATCAAGTTGTGTAAAAGGAGAAAGGCCTTCAATGGAAGACGAGATTTCAATTCACCCTAATTTTTGCTCTCCGCCCATCAATGGCGGTCGACCCATTCATTTCTATGCCGTCTTTGATGGTCATGGTGGTCCCCAG GTGTCTGCGCTGTGCAGGGAAAAAATGCACTTGATTATAGAAGAAGAACTGATGCGCCCAGAGAACAATACAAACATGACGAGTAGTAGCTCCAGTTCATATAGGAGAGAAGAACGAGATATGGAGGCGACATGGATAAGAATTCTGCAAAGAAGTTTCCAGCGTATGGATAAAATGATATGCTTCAACTGTGACTGTCCTACTTTAACCTACAGCTGTTTGTGCCCACCAAATCACGACTTGCGTCAGATTGGCTCCACCGCAATCATAGCAATTGTAACAGATCATGCCATTGTCATTGCTAACTGTGGTGATTCCCGCGCTGTTATGAGCAGCGCTGGAAATACTATCCCTCTCTCCTTCGATCacaag CCAAGTAGGAGGGATGAACTGGCGAGAATAAGGGCTGCGGGAGGAGAACTAGTTTATTCTAATGGATTACGGGTTCAAGGTGTTCTAACCATGTCCCGGGCAATAG GAGACAGTTTCTTGAAGCCATATATCATATCAGACCCTGAGTTTACCTTCGTAAACAGGAAGGTAAATGATGAGTGTTTAATACTTGCTAGCGATGGGTTATGGGACGTCGTATCCAATGAAACAGCATCTCAAATAGCTACAGTGTGTGTCCAAGGAGAAGCAATATTCTTTTCGCCAAGTGAATCAGCAGCATCATTGCTTACTCGGATTGCTACTGGGAGGAATAGCACTGATAATGTAAGTgttattgtagttgattttacaAGAAATTAA
- the LOC101268163 gene encoding receptor-like serine/threonine-protein kinase At4g25390: MPSRELRSLPPLPLLSPPPQHVHRQSHNLLAPLAGGIAAAASLLILFTLCFRKISLKRTVPSSDSESKPPHRFSYTSLRRATSKFSPSLRLGQGGFGSVYRGTVKSPTTNSNVSVAVKVMDAGSLQGEREFQNELFFAGKIDSKYIVSTIGFSSDQRGRRMLLVYELLANGSLQDCLLHRKCSELKDWKKRFTIALDIAKGLEYLHHFCDPPAIHGDIKPSNILLDDNFNAKIGDFGLARLKAEDHIEIEVRKESPVGNAAEDNGSVAEETESVITVNCLDEFHRGVEQSPESFVRHEASPETVTGVELSPEAPVVFPRTVAAMASPSEGLEKTSLSEGNFDRSSIDSGIEIGNKKSGVKKKKKSITGKDWWWKQDTGGTDSGAVKDYVMEWIGSEIKKERPKTEWIGASSSSGPVGKIEKKKHRKRLDWWVSLDDEKNGKEEKRRPAREWWKEEYCEELARKKKKKKKEQGGKGSISDDCHSESWWPRDDELYTAKKKKRSRSRGSKSSMDWWLDGFSSELRRARKNSYDSASGDIPKSGGISSTPSMRGTVCYVAPEYGSCGDLSEKCDVYSYGVLLLVLIAGRRPLQVTGSPMSEFQRANLLSWARHLARAGKLLDLVDQSVESLDKEQALLSITVALLCLQKSPARRPSMKEVVGMLSGDLEAPQLPVELSPSPPSRFPIKSHKKVR, translated from the coding sequence ATGCCATCGCGTGAACTCCGTTCACTACCGCCGTTGCCGCTGTTGTCGCCGCCGCCGCAGCATGTTCACCGTCAGAGCCACAATCTATTGGCACCTCTCGCCGGAGGAATAGCCGCTGCTGCATCTCTCCTTATTCTCTTCACTTTATGCTTCCGGAAAATAAGCTTGAAGCGAACCGTTCCCTCTTCCGATTCAGAGTCAAAACCCCCTCACCGGTTCTCATACACCTCTCTCCGTCGAGCCACCTCTAAATTCTCTCCATCGCTTCGTCTGGGTCAAGGTGGGTTTGGGTCTGTTTACAGAGGAACTGTCAAAAGCCCAACTACCAATTCTAATGTCTCGGTTGCTGTTAAAGTCATGGACGCTGGGTCCTTGCAAGGTGAGCGTGAATTTCAGAACGAACTCTTTTTCGCTGGGAAAATTGATTCTAAATACATTGTTTCCACTATTGGTTTCTCTTCCGATCAAAGAGGCCGTCGTATGCTACTAGTTTACGAGCTTTTAGCTAACGGAAGCTTACAAGACTGCCTTTTGCATCGCAAGTGTAGTGAATTGAAGGATTGGAAAAAGAGGTTTACAATTGCTCTTGATATAGCTAAAGGGTTGGAGTACTTGCACCATTTCTGTGACCCACCAGCGATTCACGGCGATATTAAGCCTAGTAATATACTACTGGATGATAATTTCAATGCGAAGATCGGCGATTTTGGATTGGCAAGGTTGAAAGCGGAGGATCATATTGAGATTGAAGTGAGAAAGGAGAGTCCTGTAGGAAATGCGGCTGAGGATAATGGGTCGGTGGCAGAGGAAACTGAGAGTGTGATTACTGTGAATTGTTTAGACGAGTTTCACAGAGGAGTTGAGCAGTCGCCGGAGAGTTTTGTTAGACACGAGGCCTCGCCGGAGACGGTTACTGGGGTGGAATTGTCACCTGAGGCTCCTGTGGTGTTTCCAAGAACGGTGGCAGCTATGGCATCCCCATCTGAGGGTCTAGAAAAAACGAGTCTTTCCGAGGGTAATTTTGATCGGTCCAGTATAGACAGTGGGATTGAAATTGGAAATAAGAAGAGTggagtgaagaagaagaagaagagcatTACAGGGAAAGACTGGTGGTGGAAGCAAGATACTGGTGGGACGGATTCAGGAGCGGTGAAGGATTATGTAATGGAATGGATTGGGAGTGAGATCAAGAAGGAGAGGCCAAAGACAGAGTGGATTGGGGCTTCGTCGAGTTCAGGACCAGtaggaaaaatagaaaagaagaaaCATAGGAAGCGATTAGATTGGTGGGTTTCATTAGatgatgaaaaaaatggaaAGGAGGAAAAGAGGAGGCCTGCAAGAGAGTGGTGGAAGGAGGAGTATTGTGAGGAGCTTGctaggaagaaaaagaaaaagaagaaggaacaGGGCGGAAAGGGTTCAATTAGTGATGATTGTCATAGTGAGTCTTGGTGGCCAAGGGATGATGAATTATATACGgctaaaaagaagaaaaggagcAGGAGTAGGGGTAGTAAAAGTAGCATGGATTGGTGGCTGGATGGATTTAGTAGTGAGCTTCGGAGAGCTCGTAAGAATAGTTACGATTCTGCTAGTGGGGATATACCTAAAAGTGGTGGCATCAGTAGCACTCCAAGCATGAGAGGAACTGTATGTTATGTTGCACCAGAATATGGTAGCTGTGGGGATCTATCTGAAAAGTGTGATGTATACAGCTATGGGGTACTTTTGTTAGTTCTTATTGCTGGGCGTAGGCCACTTCAGGTGACGGGGTCACCCATGTCCGAATTCCAGCGTGCTAATCTTCTCTCTTGGGCACGTCACCTTGCCCGAGCAGGGAAGCTTCTTGATTTGGTTGATCAGTCTGTTGAATCATTAGACAAAGAACAAGCATTACTCTCCATCACTGTTGCCCTGCTCTGCTTGCAAAAGTCACCTGCACGCCGACCATCAATGAAAGAAGTAGTGGGGATGCTTTCTGGTGATTTAGAAGCTCCCCAGTTACCAGTTGAACTTTCACCATCACCCCCCTCCCGCTTCCCAATCAAGTCCCACAAGAAGGTCCGGTGA